From the Sphingobacteruim zhuxiongii genome, the window CTTCATGTCTTTAATGCGTTGGAAATAACTACTTGCTTGATCTTGGATGTCTAACTGTTTTCCAGTTGTCGCATTCGAAGACAATAAGTAGATAAAACTCGTCGATAGATTATCAATTTTTCTTATTCTTGATTCGGATGTTTGAGGGGTTACCAAAAAGATATTACTGATTCCATTCTCTTCAAACATGTGCTGATATAGTTCCTCATACTCATACATTGGTAAGTCAGGAATGATGGTACCATTGACACCAACTTCTTTGCATGCCTTACAGAAAGCTTCTACACCAAATTGTAGAACGGGATTTACATAGCCCATTAAGTATACGGGAATTTGAACGTGCTTTCTTAAGTCTTTAAGTTGTTCAAATAATACCTTAAGCGACATTCCGTTTTTGAGAGCGACCTCTGAGCTGTGTTGTATGGTTGGCCCGTCAGCAACGGGGTCAGAGTAAGGAAATCCTATCTCTAAGAAGTCTGCTCCAGCAATTTCTAAGGCTTTCGCAATCTCTATCGTACTATCTAGATGCGGGTATCCGGCGGTGAAATAAATGGATAGTAATCCATTAGCGTGCTTTGTTATTTGCATGGTTTTAAAATCCAAAATAGTTCATGTAATTATCTAAATCTTTATCACCGCGTCCTGATAAACAGATTACGACGGTTTCATTGCCTGTAAAATTCATCTTTTCAAGATGTGCGAGTGCATGGGAACTTTCAATAGCGGGGATAATTCCTTCTAATTTCGTTAACTGCAATCCAGCCTGCATAGCCTCGTCATCCGTTGCACTAACATAAGTTCCACGTCCTGATTTAAATAACCAAGCATGTTGTGGTCCAATGCCTGGGTAATCTAATCCTGCAGAAATAGAATAGGGTTCGATAACCTGACCGTCATCGGTTTGCATAAGAATAGAACGGCTGCCGTGCAAAACGCCTTCGTGACCTAAGACTGTTGTAGCAGCAGATTCGCCGCTTTCAACACCATGTCCCGCAGCTTCTACAGCAATAAGTTGTACATCTTCATCATCTAGGAAATGATAGAACATACCTGCAGCATTCGATCCTCCGCCAACACAAGCCATTACGATATCTGGAGTCTCTTTGCCTGTTTTTTCTAATAGTTGTTTTTTCGTTTCTTCGGAAATAATTGACTGAAAACGAGCAACCATATCTGGATATGGGTGAGGGCCAACGACTGAGCCAATGATGTAATGCGTGTCGACAGGGTTATTTATCCAATCTCTTAATGCCTCATTGGTTGCATCCTTAAGCGTTTTGCTTCCAGAAGTTGCAGCGACGACCGTAGCTCCCATCATTTTCATACGCGCAACGTTAGGTGCCTGACGTTTAATATCAATCTCTCCCATGTATACAACACACTCTAAGCCTTTTAGCGCGCAGACTGTAGCTGTTGCTACTCCATGTTGGCCAGCTCCTGTTTCTGCGATTATACGCTTCTTACCTAGCTTCTCGGCTAAAATAATTTGCCCGATGGTGTTGTTGATTTTATGCGCGCCAGTATGATTTAAGTCCTCGCGTTTTAAAAAAATGTTTGCATTGTATTTTTCTGACAAACGATTTGCACGATAGAGAGGCGAGGGGCGACCCACGTAGTCTTTTAATAATTGTTCGAATTCAGTTCTAAAGGAAGGATCTTCTAAAATGCTTAAGTATTGCTCCTGTAGCTCTTCTACATTCGGGTATAGCATTTCTGGGATATATGCTCCACCAAATGGACCGTAGTATCCTTTGCTATTTACTTGATATTTGCTCATTTTCAATTATTTTCAATGCTTTACTGATATTGTCGAGGTCTTTTAAACCTGCTGATATTTCGAATTTTGAATTTAAGTCTAAACCGACTAGGTATTTATCTTTGAAGTTTATTGCTTCTGTAATATTATCTAAGGATAATCCTCCGCTAAGAAAATAGGGTTTAGCGTATGGGTAGCTTTTTAACTTTTCCCAATTGAAGGTTTTTCCTGTTCCACCGTAAGCGTCACTTTTGCTGTCGAATAGGAAAAAATCTACTAAATCCGTAAACTCTTCCAATCTCTGCCATTCAAAATCATCACTGATCCCAAAGGCTTTGATGACTTCTACGTGTAATTCTTTTAGATTCCTACATAAATTGGCCGATTCATCACCATGCAGCTGAACAGTTTTTAAATTGTGTTCCTTAATCTTTTCCTTTATTTCGTCAAAAGTAGCGTTGACAAAAACACCAGTCTTTTTGATTCCGTCCGGAATTTCTGTTTCAATAACTGATGATACATAACGTGCTGATTTAGCATAAAAGATATGTCCGATATAGTCTATAGGAAGTTTTACGAGTCCTTCAATATTGGCCGGATCTCGCATACCGCACACTTTAACAAGGAGTTCTCTAGCCATTGATCAGTTTCTTAAAACTATTGAGGGCTTTTAATCCTAATAACGATGATTCAGCCTCGTAGAAACAATCCCCGAAGCTTTTTTCTGGATGGAAAGTTTTTATACCAAATGCTGCATTGGTTAATACCGTGTTGTTTTGTTCATCCGTACCTGTTCCTTCAATAATCTGTTTGAAGATTTTAGCAGCTTCTTCGACAGTTTCTCCACCAGCTAATGCCTCTGATTTTACTGGAGTAAACCCAAGCTCTTCAACATTATAGTAGTTTTCGCCCTGATTGGTAATAATCTTAAAATCTCCTGTCAACGAGATCTCATCGTATCCATCTAAGGCATGCATAATACTATATTGTTTGTCAGTTCCTTGGTACAGATATGCATATAATCGCGCTAATTCCAAACTAAAGACACCTACGGATTGAAATTTAGGATTGGCTGGATTAGTTAATGGACCTAACATATTAAAGAATGTCTTAACTGCAAGTGCTCGTCGGATTGGAGCGACTGTTTTCATTGCAGGATGAAATAGAGGAGCATGTAGGAAACAAATGTTCGCCCGCTCCAATTGGCCCTTTAAGGTATCCGAATCATTGGTAAATTGATAGCCTAGGTGTTCCATCACGTTGGAAGACCCACAACCGGATGATACACCAACATTACCGTGTTTTGCTACATGGTAACCTGCGCCCGCAACAATGAACGATGCCAGAGTAGAGATGTTGAAGGTGTTCTTTCCGTCGCCACCTGTGCCGCACATATCAATTAAGTCATAGCCATTGAAATCAACTTTATTGCATAAGTCATACATGGCATCTCTAAATCCACCTAATTCTTCGACACGTATGCTTCGCATACCGTATATCGTCATAAAAGCGGCAATTTGATGGCTGTCATATTTACCAGTTGCAATATTCGTTAGGATATCATAGGCTTCCTTTCTGCTAAAGGACTTGTATTCAAATAAATGTGCTAGTATCTCTTTCATAAAATTCAATAAAAAGGGCTTGCCGAAAAGGCAAGCCCGCTATTTTTTGTTTCGCTAAATTAAACTAATAGGTTATTGCCACAACATTATATGCTGTGCCACCACCAAGTTTTATTTGCTACGATTGTTTTCATTAGTTATTAAACAAATATCAAAGATACTTTTGAGAATTGCAAGAAATCTGGTAAAAAAATATCGTTTTGTTAATAGGTCACAAAATGTGCTAGTTCATTCCCTTTAGAAACGAGGGTAAAAGAGGCAATTTTACCATCTTCAACATATAATGAAGTCAACAACCTGTTTTTGTAGTAAAGGAATATCATATTTTCTACAAGCTTTCCCTCAGGATCGATATCGCGTACCTCTTTACGAGGCAGTTCATTAAATCTTTTATATTGAATCTCTTCGATATCCTTTGATAATAAATTGATTCTTATTTCTTGTAAAGATGCTTCAAGATAGTCATATAGCTCATTATTTGGCTTGTTAACAATGACTTTCTCACTCAAAATTACGTCAAGCGCTACATCCAAATCAGCCATATCATTGATGAAATTCTTCGCAATTGCCACACTTTCATTAGTTCGTGGCGAACCTTCCGTAGATTGTGCGAAAGATATAATCGGAAGAAAAATAGCTAATAAAAAAAGTAATCGCTTTCCCATATTTAAAATATTTTTTGAGTCTTTGACCTTACTATTGGTAAAAGGATTAAATAAAAAGCGCCTTTTTTATAAAGGCGCTTTTTATAATGATGTTAATATTCGTCTTCGTTGAAAAAGAAATCATCTTTTGTCGGATAATCTGGCCAGATCTCCTCGATGTTCTCGTAAGGTTCACCGTCGTCTTCTAACGCTTGAAGGTTTTCAATCACTTCAACAGGTGCTCCTGAACGAATGGCGTAGTCAATTAATTCATCTTTTGTCGCTGGCCATGGAGCGTCTTCTAAATGCGAAGCTAATTCAAGTGTCCAATACATATCTCTTTAATTAAGTTTTACATTTTCGCAAAAATAATATTTAATTTAACTATTGCAAGTAAAATGTGTGTAAATCTTTTGTTAATAATATAACGAATTGATTATTAGTTTTTTAAATAGTTCAGTTGCTGCTTGAATATCAATATTTGCTTAGGTTTTCAATCCAAACTTTATTCATCTTTTCGTATACTTCCGTCTCAATTCCATTTACTTTGCCGTTTTCCAATTCAGAATGATGAATAGGTTTTAGTATTGTTATTTCAATCAGACCGGGTTTTGATCCGTATTGACGTCCATCATCCCACATGATTTTCCAAGCATTATGTATGATAACCGGTAAAATTGCGGTATGATTTTCTTGCGCCATTCGGAAAGCGCCAGGTTTGAATTTATGTAGAGTCGGCGGATACTTTTCTTCAATCGCCCCTTCAGGGAAAATAACTAATGATTTTTTTTCCTGAAGTAATTCTAGCCCACGTTTAAAAGCTTTGAATGCGGATATTTTACTTTCTCTTTTTACGGGAATGTCAATAGATTTAAAGAATATTCTAGTTACCGGATTCTTCAATAGTTCAATCTTACCCATAAATGAGAATTGTTGCGGACAGAGATAGGTAAGTGCCGTAATATCTAGAATAGAAGTGTGGTTTGGGCAGATGATGTAAGGTTGCGACCAATCAATCGGCTCTTCGTAATTTATTTTGAAACGAATACCAACTAGATGTACGCTTAAAACAGATATCCATTTGCGAAACCAAACAATAGCCGCATAGTTCTTATGTGGATTTCTCGACAACACGAAGAGCAATGGATAGCAAAGGATAAAAAAGAATAATACAGAAATGAAGTAGAGTAGTCTATGTATTTTTCTTAAAAGTAACAACATTATCTTTGATCAGTTGGTCGAAGATAAAAAAAATGCTTCACAGCGTGAAGCATTTTTATGTTATTTGCTTAATTCAGCGTAATATTTATGAAAAAGTGGAATTGTCTCTATACCCTTTAGGTAGTTTTCGATACCATACTTCTCATTTGGAGAGTGTAAGTTGTCACTGTCTAAACCAAAGCCTAGTAATACTGTTTTGATTCCTAATTCTTGCTCAAATAAAGCTACAATTGGAATCGAACCACCACCGCGTGTAGGAACAGGCTTTTTATTAAATGTTTCTTCTAAAGCTTTCTCAGCCGCTTTGTAAGCAATACTGTCTGTTGGAGTAACGACAGGCTCGCCACCATGATGCGGTTTAACATCCACTTTGATGTAATTTGGAGCAATGCCTTCGAAGTGATCTTTGAATAATTTTGTAATGCGCTCTGATTTTTGGTTAGGAACTAAACGCATTGATATTTTAGCAAATGCTTTCGAAGGTAAAACAGTCTTTGCACCCTCACCAATATATCCACCCCAGATACCGTTTACTTCCAACGTTGGACGAGTACCAGTGCGCTCAATAGTAGTATATCCTTTCTCTCCCCACACTTCCGCAACTCCTAAATCTGTTTTGTATTCTTCAATGTCAAAAGGAGCGGCATTTAAAGCTTTGCGTTCTTCGTCTGTCAGCTCTACAACATCGTCATAAAATCCAGGGATAGCAATATGGTTGTTCTCATCATGAAGTGATGCAATTAACTTCGCTAAAATGGTAGCTGGATTCGCTACAGCACCTCCGTAAACGCCGGAGTGTAAGTCGCGATTAGGACCAGTAACTTCCACTTCAACATAAGATAAACCACGTAGTCCAGTTTCCAATGAAGGGGTCTCAAGACTAATCATTGAAGTGTCTGAAATAACGATTACATCTGCTTTTAAACGTTCTTTATTTGCACTAACAAAGATGCCAAGATTTGCTGAACCAACCTCTTCCTCACCTTCAATCATGAATTTGATATTACATGCTAATTCATTGTTCTTAACCATATATTCAAATGCCTTTACGTGCATATAGAATTGGCCTTTATCATCGGCAGCACCACGTGCATAGATTTTACCATCGCGAACAGTAGGCTCGAAAGGAGGAGTATCCCATAACTCTAATGGATCGGCTGGTTGTACGTCGTAGTGACCATAAACTAATACAGTTGGTAATGATGGATCGAAGATTTTCTCTCCATAAACAATCGGATAACCAGCAGTCGGGCAGATTTCAACGTTATCCGCGCCAGCATCTTTTAATTTTTGAGCGACAAACTCTGCAGTGTTTAAGACACCTTCTTTAAATTGTGGATCTGCACTTACAGAGGGAAAGCGCAATAATTCAAATAATTCATCCAAGAAGCGATCCTTATTCGCTTCTACATAGTCTTTGATTTTTTGCATTTCAAATGGTTTTTACAAAGGTAGTGAAATAAATTTTACTATATCTGTAACTTTTCGGCCAAGTAAACGACCTATAATTAGTTCTGTAAATCGAATAGTACGTGTTAATTATTTGTTAATCAATGTTAAATCGTTCATTCGGATTACTTATTTCACGGAATTGTGATAATTTCGTAGTGCCTAAAGAATAGCAATATTTTTAATTGATTTATGAAAACACTAGCCAACGCCTTTCTCTGCCTTTTCTTTGCTCTGACTTTTGTTAATGCATCTGCACAACATAAAATATCTGGATCAATAATCAACGAATCAGACAAGAGCAAATTGACCAACGCGTCGATCATGTTGCTCCAAGCAAAAGATTCAATTTTAGTTGACTTTACTCGTGCTAAAGCTAATGGAAATTTTGAGCTTAACAATCCAGATAGTTTAGACTATTTATTAATTGTATCGTATCCTAAGTTTGGAGATTATTTTCAGTCGATTAAAAAGGGCTCAGGAAATGTAGACTTAGGTCAAGTGGAACTACAGAGTGCTGCGCATCTGATTGAGGAAGTCTTGATAAAAGGTAAGATACCCGTAGTAATTAAAGGGGATACGACGGAATATGATGCTTCTAGTTTCGTGACCGAGAAGAATGCAAAGGTTGAGGACTTATTAAAAGTATTGCCCGGGATATCGGTTGATGCTTCTGGAAAGATAACAGCGCAAGGCAAAACCGTGGAGAAGGTTTTAGTGGATGGAGAAGAGTTTTTTGGCGATGACCCAACCTTAGTGACACGTAACATACGTTCAGATATGGTGGATAAGGTTCAGGTATATGAAAAGAAATCAGAACAAGCGGAACGTACAGGTGTAGATGACGGAACTCGAGTTCAAACGATTAATGTGAAATTAAAGGAGGATGCAAAGAACGGTTCTTTTGGTAAAGCTGAACTAGCGGGTGGCTTAGACGGGGACAGAGAGTATTACATGGGCAAGTTAGCCTACAATAAGTTCAAAGGCAGTTTTAAGCTTGGGGCTTATCTGATGTCTTCAACGGACGGGAAATTTAGCCTAAGCTGGGAAGAACAAGAAAAATTTAATGTGTCGGATACGGAGTCTGGGATGAACGCTGATGGTGGATTTTATATGTTCTCTAGGGGTGATGAATTTACTCACTGGAACGGAAAAGGGAATCCGAAGGCGATTTCGCTAGGCGCTTCGGTTATGGATGCTTGGAAAGACAAAAAGCATAAACTCAACGCGAGTTATAAATACGCAAAGATTGAGAATGATGTTTATGAAAATACTTTATCGCAGAATGCCACAAACCAGGGCTTGATTAATAGTAATAAGGACGATGCGGTACGGTCGGATGCTAACAAGCATAGAATAAATGCAAAATATGATGTTGCAATTGATTCATTAACATCGCTTACAGTACGGGTTTCAGCGGATAGAACACATTCAGAACGCGCAACCAATATGAATGCAACGACCCTAAGAGATAATGTGCTAGCTTCTGATAATTTTAGTCAACAGCAAAGTGAGTCGGATAAAACAAATCTTACTTATAACGCCTATTATACTAAGAAATTTAAGAAAGAAGGGCGTTCAATTGCGTTGACTCTGAATGGAAATAATGATGAGAATAGAGGAGAATTGTACTTACAATCAGAATTGAATAATCATATACAGCAGAAACGGGATACGGTTGATCAATTTAAGGATATTAAATCCAATACAAATAGTTTCCGTACATCAATTGTCTATTCAGAGCCTTTATCAAAACGTTGGCGGTCGGCTATTGGATATGATTTTAGTAATTCGAAGTCGCACTCCATAATGAGTTCCTTCAATAAGGATAATACAGGGGCGTATACTGATTTTGACGATCTGTATAGTAATGACTTTGATGTTAGGACATTATCTAATGCTGCAAACTTAACTTTTGCATACAAATCCGATAAGGTAGATTTTAATTTAACGAATTTGATTCGTCATGATGACATGTCGATGAATAATATTTTAGAGTCAAGCGAACTTAATCGAAACTATTTAACATACAATCCCAATGCTCGCATCCGTTATAATATTACAAAAACTAAATCTATTGGATTTAGCTACACAAGGAATAACCAACTTCCAGGTTTAACACAACTTCAACCTTTACGTCAGAATACCGACCAAATGAATCAAACAATAGGTAATGAAAATTTAAAACCTTCAGTTACAAATAGCTTTAATGTGAATGGAGGCTCCTATGAGATGATGAAGGGGATTTATATGTATCTAGGAACGGGCATTACGCAGAATAAAGGGGCAATTCAATTAAATGAAACAGTTTTCCCTGACGGTTCTAGAATTATGGTGTATGATAACGCAAAGAAAGATGCCATTACTGGATACGCTTGGGGGGGCGGTGGATTTCCTGTCGTCAAGAAGTATCAAATCAAAGCTGATATTAGTCTGAATGCTAATTATAATAATTCTTATAATATGATTCGCGATGTGCCGTCCAATAACTACGATGCTATTCCATTTGAGTTGAATAAATCAACGAGTTATAACTACAACTTCCGAACAGCACTTGAAAAGAGTACAACAAAAGGATTAGACTTCGTTTTTGGTGTCTCACCTGGTTGGAATATTATGCGTTCAAGTTTCACACCTACCCGAAACTCAGAAGGTTTTGTATTAAATGGAGATGCTAGTTATAAAGCTTATTTACCAGGCAAGATTCAGTTATATGGGGAATTAACCTACGAATACCAAGCTCCTACAAAAGCATACGCTGAGAAGTTTGAACGGTTATTATTTACCCCTGGAATTCAAAAGAAATTCTTAAAAGGAGAGAATCTGGCAGTTGACTTTTATGTGAGCGATGTCTTCAAGCAGAATAAAGGTTTCTCTCGTAGACAATCTGGAAGCTCATTTACTCAACAATCATATAATACGATTTCCAGATACTTTATGCTAAAAGTAAGTTGGGATTTTACATCAATGAAAGGAGCTCAATAATCATGAAAATGAAATATTATATCACTATTGTATTGTTACTAGTTCTGGGATTACAGCAAACTTATGCCCAGAATGCATTCTTTCCAGAACAAGGTATTATCACATACGATAAAACAGTGCATGTTAAAAATATGCTACGTCGACAAATAAGCTTAATGAAAGATGGCGACTTTCAACGCAAGTTTTTTGAAGAAATGCTTGATAAGGTGCCAGAGACAGCTGTATTACAGCGTAAGCTTACTTTTGCCGGGAGTGAGTCGATTGTAGAGCCGTTGGCCAAAGAACAACCTGCGGCGATTGCCCAATTACTTCGATTCGGTTTTCTAGATTACGGAACGAAGATCTACCAAAATTTGGCGACAAAGCAAACATCGATGACTTTAGAAATAGGAGGCTCACCAATAGCTATTTCAGACTCGCTAACGAATGTTAAGTGGAAGATCACAAATGAGTATAGGAATATTGCGGGATACGATTGTAGACGCGCAAACGGCGTTACATTGGACTCTGTCTATGTGGTAGCATTCTATACGGAACAAATACCACTCGCGAGTAGTCCGAGTAGTCTACATGGTTTGCCCGGTATGATACTAGGTCTTGTTGTCCCAGAGCAGAATTTTAATATGTATGCCTCCAAAGTTGAGACGATTGGGGCGACAGTAAGCGATAACCTCATCAAGAAGAAAAGCTCTGCTGTTACGCGGGAGCAGACCAGAAAAAAGATGAAGGAGATCATTGGGCAATGGTTATCGGACAAACAATTCGGCTT encodes:
- a CDS encoding lysophospholipid acyltransferase family protein — translated: MLLLLRKIHRLLYFISVLFFFILCYPLLFVLSRNPHKNYAAIVWFRKWISVLSVHLVGIRFKINYEEPIDWSQPYIICPNHTSILDITALTYLCPQQFSFMGKIELLKNPVTRIFFKSIDIPVKRESKISAFKAFKRGLELLQEKKSLVIFPEGAIEEKYPPTLHKFKPGAFRMAQENHTAILPVIIHNAWKIMWDDGRQYGSKPGLIEITILKPIHHSELENGKVNGIETEVYEKMNKVWIENLSKY
- a CDS encoding phosphoribosylanthranilate isomerase, yielding MARELLVKVCGMRDPANIEGLVKLPIDYIGHIFYAKSARYVSSVIETEIPDGIKKTGVFVNATFDEIKEKIKEHNLKTVQLHGDESANLCRNLKELHVEVIKAFGISDDFEWQRLEEFTDLVDFFLFDSKSDAYGGTGKTFNWEKLKSYPYAKPYFLSGGLSLDNITEAINFKDKYLVGLDLNSKFEISAGLKDLDNISKALKIIENEQISSK
- a CDS encoding dipeptidase, with the translated sequence MQKIKDYVEANKDRFLDELFELLRFPSVSADPQFKEGVLNTAEFVAQKLKDAGADNVEICPTAGYPIVYGEKIFDPSLPTVLVYGHYDVQPADPLELWDTPPFEPTVRDGKIYARGAADDKGQFYMHVKAFEYMVKNNELACNIKFMIEGEEEVGSANLGIFVSANKERLKADVIVISDTSMISLETPSLETGLRGLSYVEVEVTGPNRDLHSGVYGGAVANPATILAKLIASLHDENNHIAIPGFYDDVVELTDEERKALNAAPFDIEEYKTDLGVAEVWGEKGYTTIERTGTRPTLEVNGIWGGYIGEGAKTVLPSKAFAKISMRLVPNQKSERITKLFKDHFEGIAPNYIKVDVKPHHGGEPVVTPTDSIAYKAAEKALEETFNKKPVPTRGGGSIPIVALFEQELGIKTVLLGFGLDSDNLHSPNEKYGIENYLKGIETIPLFHKYYAELSK
- the trpA gene encoding tryptophan synthase subunit alpha, whose product is MQITKHANGLLSIYFTAGYPHLDSTIEIAKALEIAGADFLEIGFPYSDPVADGPTIQHSSEVALKNGMSLKVLFEQLKDLRKHVQIPVYLMGYVNPVLQFGVEAFCKACKEVGVNGTIIPDLPMYEYEELYQHMFEENGISNIFLVTPQTSESRIRKIDNLSTSFIYLLSSNATTGKQLDIQDQASSYFQRIKDMKLENPIIIGFGIHDKETFTKATNFANGAIVGTAFVKLLAEENYLSRIPEFIKSIKG
- the trpD gene encoding anthranilate phosphoribosyltransferase; protein product: MKEILAHLFEYKSFSRKEAYDILTNIATGKYDSHQIAAFMTIYGMRSIRVEELGGFRDAMYDLCNKVDFNGYDLIDMCGTGGDGKNTFNISTLASFIVAGAGYHVAKHGNVGVSSGCGSSNVMEHLGYQFTNDSDTLKGQLERANICFLHAPLFHPAMKTVAPIRRALAVKTFFNMLGPLTNPANPKFQSVGVFSLELARLYAYLYQGTDKQYSIMHALDGYDEISLTGDFKIITNQGENYYNVEELGFTPVKSEALAGGETVEEAAKIFKQIIEGTGTDEQNNTVLTNAAFGIKTFHPEKSFGDCFYEAESSLLGLKALNSFKKLING
- a CDS encoding outer membrane beta-barrel protein; translation: MKTLANAFLCLFFALTFVNASAQHKISGSIINESDKSKLTNASIMLLQAKDSILVDFTRAKANGNFELNNPDSLDYLLIVSYPKFGDYFQSIKKGSGNVDLGQVELQSAAHLIEEVLIKGKIPVVIKGDTTEYDASSFVTEKNAKVEDLLKVLPGISVDASGKITAQGKTVEKVLVDGEEFFGDDPTLVTRNIRSDMVDKVQVYEKKSEQAERTGVDDGTRVQTINVKLKEDAKNGSFGKAELAGGLDGDREYYMGKLAYNKFKGSFKLGAYLMSSTDGKFSLSWEEQEKFNVSDTESGMNADGGFYMFSRGDEFTHWNGKGNPKAISLGASVMDAWKDKKHKLNASYKYAKIENDVYENTLSQNATNQGLINSNKDDAVRSDANKHRINAKYDVAIDSLTSLTVRVSADRTHSERATNMNATTLRDNVLASDNFSQQQSESDKTNLTYNAYYTKKFKKEGRSIALTLNGNNDENRGELYLQSELNNHIQQKRDTVDQFKDIKSNTNSFRTSIVYSEPLSKRWRSAIGYDFSNSKSHSIMSSFNKDNTGAYTDFDDLYSNDFDVRTLSNAANLTFAYKSDKVDFNLTNLIRHDDMSMNNILESSELNRNYLTYNPNARIRYNITKTKSIGFSYTRNNQLPGLTQLQPLRQNTDQMNQTIGNENLKPSVTNSFNVNGGSYEMMKGIYMYLGTGITQNKGAIQLNETVFPDGSRIMVYDNAKKDAITGYAWGGGGFPVVKKYQIKADISLNANYNNSYNMIRDVPSNNYDAIPFELNKSTSYNYNFRTALEKSTTKGLDFVFGVSPGWNIMRSSFTPTRNSEGFVLNGDASYKAYLPGKIQLYGELTYEYQAPTKAYAEKFERLLFTPGIQKKFLKGENLAVDFYVSDVFKQNKGFSRRQSGSSFTQQSYNTISRYFMLKVSWDFTSMKGAQ
- a CDS encoding DUF2795 domain-containing protein encodes the protein MYWTLELASHLEDAPWPATKDELIDYAIRSGAPVEVIENLQALEDDGEPYENIEEIWPDYPTKDDFFFNEDEY
- a CDS encoding GLPGLI family protein — translated: MKMKYYITIVLLLVLGLQQTYAQNAFFPEQGIITYDKTVHVKNMLRRQISLMKDGDFQRKFFEEMLDKVPETAVLQRKLTFAGSESIVEPLAKEQPAAIAQLLRFGFLDYGTKIYQNLATKQTSMTLEIGGSPIAISDSLTNVKWKITNEYRNIAGYDCRRANGVTLDSVYVVAFYTEQIPLASSPSSLHGLPGMILGLVVPEQNFNMYASKVETIGATVSDNLIKKKSSAVTREQTRKKMKEIIGQWLSDKQFGFFFAAMML
- the trpB gene encoding tryptophan synthase subunit beta — encoded protein: MSKYQVNSKGYYGPFGGAYIPEMLYPNVEELQEQYLSILEDPSFRTEFEQLLKDYVGRPSPLYRANRLSEKYNANIFLKREDLNHTGAHKINNTIGQIILAEKLGKKRIIAETGAGQHGVATATVCALKGLECVVYMGEIDIKRQAPNVARMKMMGATVVAATSGSKTLKDATNEALRDWINNPVDTHYIIGSVVGPHPYPDMVARFQSIISEETKKQLLEKTGKETPDIVMACVGGGSNAAGMFYHFLDDEDVQLIAVEAAGHGVESGESAATTVLGHEGVLHGSRSILMQTDDGQVIEPYSISAGLDYPGIGPQHAWLFKSGRGTYVSATDDEAMQAGLQLTKLEGIIPAIESSHALAHLEKMNFTGNETVVICLSGRGDKDLDNYMNYFGF